Below is a genomic region from Mycolicibacter hiberniae.
GCGAGTCGACGTCGAGCGCTTCGTAGAGCACGCCGGTGTATCGGTTGATCGCCGGCGCGGTGGGAGCGTGCCGGAGCGCGGCGTTGCGCTCGATCTCGGCGTCCTGCGACGCCGACAACCCCAAGGCGCCGCGGCTGGCGTCCCGGTCGGCGGCCAGGCCGACCAACACCTCGAGAAGTTCGGCTCTCGTGTCGTTCAGTTGCGGAGCAGCCAGGGTCTCGAGGCGCAACGGTGGGCCGTCACCCCCGGCACGTTTGGTCTCCGATGGGGGCAGCAGCACGATCACAGGCAGACGTTAACCGAGCCGTTGCGCCGACCAGCGCGGTGGCGAGCATCGCCGCCCCCACTGTGTCGGTGAAGAAGTGGTAACCGCAGGCCACCAGCCCCAGCATGCCCAGCAGGCTCACCGCGGCGGCGGTCAGCAGCGCCCACTGCCGGGCGGCTGCCACCACGACCATCATGCCCAGCACCGACACCAACAGCGCGGTATGGCCGCTGGGGTATTCGAGGTAGGGCCCGTTGCGCCGGTCGAAGACGTGTTTGAGCGCGGCAGTCACGGCGGTCGCGGCCAGCGGGCAGGCCAGCACCGCCGCCGCCAGCACCCAATGCCTGCGATACAGGGCCACCGCGACGCTGGCCACCGACACCGCCAGGAGCAGCCATCCGCTGGTGAAGACCAACATCCACCGGGGCTGTGCGCCGAGCAGTGCGCCGGTGGCCCGGCTGAACCAACTGTCGAAGGGCGTCGACCCGCGGCCCACCGCCGCGCCCAGGGCCAGTGTCGCCAGCACGCCGGCCAACGGCCACCAGCGCAGCGCGGTGGCGAGACGACGATCTATCTCCGGGGACCTATCTCTGCAGACCAATCTCTGGGAGCTGTGGGGACCTGGCTCGGGCGGGTCGGATCAGGCCGACTTCTCGAACAGGGGCAGCAGCGCCTGACGGCGCTGGTCGTTGCCGTCGGCAAGAGCGTGCAGCGCCTGGTCCACCAAGGGCGATGTCGGGAACATGGCGTCCTCGTCGAAGTCGCCGAGCAGGTCGTGCACCGAAGCGCTCTCGATCAGAGTCCACTCCACGCCGGCGGCGCGGCAGTCGCCGTCGAGCACGCACAGCAGCCAGATGCCGGCGGCGGCGAACGAGGTGACGCCGCTCAGATCCAGCACCAGCGCTTCGCTGGCAAGGACAAATCGCCGGGCGTGTTCGCTGAGTTGGTCCACGTTGGTGGCGTCGATCCCGCCCCGGACCGTGATCACCGTCGCGAGGTGACGGTAGTGCGCTCGAATCTGTGCTCCGCCGCACTCGACGACAGGGTTGATCCGCGCCGCTCCCCGTGTGGTGATGTCGATTGCCATACCAGCCCCCACCTTCCTGTGGATCGCTGCCGACGGGTGCGCCGACCTCGATGTTTCCGACGGTATGCGGCGAAGTTAAGGCGTCTTGGGCGACCGGTTAACGCTTTGGTGAGATATCGAACGGGTCGGTGACTCCGGTGAACGCGGTGATCTGCCCGTCGGCGTCCCGCGCGTCGCCGTCGTAGCGCAGGCGGTATCGCCCGCCGTCGACATCGTCGGGGAGTGTCCAGGTCACCGTGATGGTCGACCCGCGCCGTCCGGTGCGGCGCCAGCGGAAGGTCGTCGACCAGTCGCTGTCGTCGGCCACCGTGTCCCAGCCTTCGGGAGTCTGACGCTCCACCCGCACGTAGGTGCCGCCGCGATGCAGGTCGTTGTTCGGGTAGGCGCCGGTGAACACCGCCGACACGGTGGCGCCGGGCAGGTATTGGCGTTCCGGGGCCGCCACGACGTCGCCGAACCGCTGGCCGGCGGCCGGCGCATCGGGCTTCGGCCGGCGCCGTGAGCGCCGGCGGCGGGACGGCTCGGCGGGCCGCTTGCCGTCGGGGGCGGGCCGCTGGTCGCGCATCGCGGTGGCCAGTTCCGCTACCACCTGCTGCAGGGCCGGCAGCTCCCAGCGGCCGAACAGGGTGCTGCCGCCTTCGTAACGTTGCTCGTCGTACTCCTCCGGCGTCGTGACGTAATGCAGGTAGCCGTTGCTGTAGCCGGCCACCAGCACGTCGCGCAGCTCGGCGCCCACGATCTCGGCCACGGTGCGGCGCAGCCGCAGGCCCGCCACGATGGTGACTTCGGCGGGAATGCCGATCAGGTACAGCTGACCGATGCGCAGCAGCTGCACCGGGCCGCCCTCGGGCATCAGCAGCGACAACGCCTTGTTCAGCCGGATCCCCGGACCCACCGCGCCCTTGGGGGCGTGCGCGTCGCGCAGTCGCGGAGAGAGGCGGAAAACCGTATTGGCCACCAGCCCGTCGAAAAACCGGTTGCGGCCCTGTTTCAACAGCGGATACAGCGGTCCGGCGCCTTCGTCGGTGCCGGCCAGACAGGACGTCCCGGCCATCGCGGGACCGGTACGGTGGGCCCGGCCGTCGCCGGTGAATTCCGGCCGCACCTCGAAGTCGGTCAGGTCCACGTAGGTGGCGCGGGCGTCAATCCCTCCGGTGACCTCGGTGCCGTGCCCCCGGGTCAGTTCGGTGGCCGCGGTCGCCTGGCGGCCCCCGATGATCCGGGTGTTCTCGAATTCGTCGTCGGTGGGTCCGCTGCCGGGCCGCCGGCCGATATTGGGCGACATGTCCCCGGAGTTGGTCTGGGCGAAGGCCGCGATGAAATCCGGTGGGGCCGGCGACAGGTAGTCGACGCCGTGGTCCAGGCGCTCGCACTGGTAGGCCGCGTACCCCTTGTTGTCCCCGCTGATCAAGGTGTTGCGGTTGGTCATGGACGTGCCGTGGGTGGCGAACCAGTTCACCGCCCCGACCAGTCGGCCATCGCGTTCGATGCGCAGCAAGGTGGTCTGGGGGTCGATCTTGTCGGGGAAGTGGGCGCGATCGGCCTCGGGGTTGCGGGCGAACGCCGACGGCGACCGATTGCTGCTGGCGTCATGCAACCGGCCCACGGCAAGGCTCAGGCTGGCCGGCGCCAGGTCGGCATGGGCCCTGTCCACTGCTTCACAGATTCCGTCGACGATCGCGTCGAACGTCTGCTGCCGGAACCCGTGGGTGTTGGAGTTGTACAGGCGGTGATCCGAGTAGCCCCCGGGACCGCAATGGGTGTGCGTCGCGGTCAGCATCACGTTGTCAAAGGTGTAGAGCTGACCGTAGGTGTCGGCCAGGCGACCCAACACCGCGTGGTGAATGCTTTCGACCAGCAGTGGAATTTCGCAGACCACCAGCAGCAGCCGGTTGCCGGCGGCGGCGTCGGCAATGACGAAGGCGCGGGCGCGCAGCCGATTGTGTATCCCGTCGGTCTGCTGGGAGGCCACTCCGTAGCCGAGCATTCCGCATTCGGCCGGTTCGCCGGTGATGTCGGCGATTCCGCGTCCAACCTGGTAGTCGTCTGGCATCGCTACAGTATTCATAACGCCGTGCTGCACATCGTCGCCGACGCACCGGCCGACAACTTCTCCCGCGTCAATCTGCGCTGCTAGTCTGCGAGGGCTGCCGGCTACCGGGTTGTGGCTGCTGATCGTCGAGGCATCTCGACGGGCCCGCACCGAGGCAGTCTGGACAAGCGGAGCCCACCGGCGAAAGAGTGTTGTGCGCACCGGAGAGATCAAGGCCCTGACCGGGCTTCGCATCGTCGCCGCGGTATGGGTGGTGCTGTTTCATTTCCGCCCGCTGCTGCAGCTGGCGTCCCCGGCGTTCAGCGACGCGCTCGCCCCGGTGCTCGACCGGGGCGCCCAGGGCGTCGACCTGTTCTTCATCCTCAGTGGCTTCGTTCTGACCTGGAACTACCTGGAACGGATGGGCGAGACCTTCTCGGTACGTGCCACGCTGCACTTCCTATGGCTGCGGCTGGCCCGGGTCTGGCCGATCTACCTGGTCACCTTGCACCTGGCGCTGCTGTGGGTGATCTTCACCCTGCACGTCGGGCATGTTCCCACCGAGGACCTCAGCCGGATCACCGCGGTCAGCTACGTGCGTCAGGTTCTGCTGGTGCAGCTGTGGTTCGAGCCCTTCTTCGACGGGTCGAGCTGGGACGGTCCGGCCTGGTCCATCAGCGCGGAATGGCTGGCCTACCTGTTGTTCGCCGGACTGGTACTGCTGGTCTTGCGGGCGATGCGGGTGACCTCGGCGCGCGGCCTGGCGGCGCTGGCGATCATCGCCTCGCTTCCGCCGCTGCTGCTGTTGCTTGCCACCGGCCAGTTCTACAGCCCGTGGAGTTGGTTGCCGCGCATCGTCATGCAGTTCACCGCGGGCGCCCTGGCCTGCGCGGCGGTGCGCAAGCTCGAGCCGCAGGGGCTGAGCGACTCGGCTCGGCGAGCCGCCGGCGTCGGCTCGGCACTGCTGGTGGCCGCGATGGTCGGCGTTCTGTACTACTTCGACAGCCATCCGATCTCCGGGCTCTATGACAGCGGAGGCCTGGTCGACGTCTTGTTCGTGCCGTTGGTGATGTGCCTGGCCATCGGCATCGGCAGCCTGCCCGCGCTGCTGTCCACACGGGTGCTGGTCTACGGCGGGCAGATCTCGTTCTGCCTGTACATGGTTCACGAGCTGGTGCACACGTCCTGGAACTGGGCCGTCCTGCAGTTCGAGATCGTGCTCGGCGAAGGGACGTCCGCAGCCAAATGGGCGGTGGCAGCGGTGCTGGCGGCGGCGACGCTGCTGTCGGTGCTGCTGTTCCACGGAGTGGAGGAACCGGGCCGGCACTGGATGCGCAAGATGATCGGCGCGCGCCCGGAGCCCGCACCGGCGGCCCCGGCAGAAGACCCCCTGGCGGTCGAGCCGAACGATTCGCCGGACAGTTGTCCCGGCCCGGAGGACGGTGTACTCGGGGAAGTCCCGCTCGAGGTCCCGGCTACTCTGCGCTGAGGACAGGGGAGGTGGCAGTGAGCCGGGTGTGGACGTTCGCCGTGGTGATGGTGACCGGCGTCGTTTCGGTCGTCGCGGCTACCGGCTACGTGTCGCGCGGCCAGACCCCGACGCGTCACCTGGCCACGGTCCCGCTGAGCGCCACGCCGAATCGGATCGCGGTGATCGGCGACTCCTACACCTCCGGGTATCAGGACACCGGGCGCGGCGCGGCGAACTGGACCGAGCGGACCTGGCAGAACCTGGCCGGCCGCGGTGTCTTCGTCAGCGCCGACGTAGCGGCGGAAGGCGGTGCGGGTTACGGCGTGCGCGGTAACCGGGGCGGACTGTTCGAGGACCTGACCTCCCGTGCGGTGCGACCCGAGGACGCCCTGGTGGTGTTCTTCGGCTCGCGCAACGATCAGGATGTCGAGCCGGGCCAGCTGAGCCGCATGATCGCCGACGCGTTGGGGTTGGCTCGCCGGACGGCGCCGGGTGCGCGGATGCTCGTGATCGGACCGCCGTGGCCCACCACCGATGTGCCGGGCAATATCTGGCGAATCCGCGACATCCTCAGCACCGAGGCCCGCGTCGTGGGTGCGGTGTTCATCGACCCGCTCGCCGAGCGGTGGTTCGTCGGCCTGCCCGACCTGATCGGCCCGGACGGGGTGCATCCCACCGACGCCGGCCACGCCTACATGGCCGAAAAGATCGCCCCGCTGATCGCCGACCAGTTGCCCAAACGGGTCTGATCCACCGGGGCGGGTGCGCGAAGATCGGGCAGAAGGGGGAGCGCGATGCGAGTGTTGATCACCGGCGGAACCGGATTCGTGGGCGGCTGGACCGCCAAGGCGATCGCCGACGCGGGACACCGGGTGCGATTCCTGGTCCGCAATCCGGCGGGCCTGCACAGCAGTGTGGCGCGGTTGGGGGTCGACGTCTCGGACCATGTCGTCGGCGACATCACCGACGCGACCTCGGTGCACCAGGCCCTGCGGGGCTGCGACGCGGTGGTACACGCCGCGGCTGTGGTCGCCACCGATCCCCGCCAGACGGCGCAGATGCTGACCACCAACTCGGCGGGAGCACACCACGTGCTCGGGGGAGCGGTCGAGCTGGGGCTGGATCCGATCATTCATGTCTCCAGCTTCACCGCGCTGTTCCACCCGGGACTGAAGACGCTGCGGGCCGACCTGCCGGTGGCCGGCGGCGCCGACGGCTACGGCCGGTCGAAAGCACGCGAAGATCTCTATGCGCGGGGGCTGCAGGACGCCGGCGCCCCGGTCACCATCACCTATCCGGGCATGGTGCTCGGACCGCCGGTCGGAGATCGGCTCGGCGAGGCCGGAGAAGGGGTACGGACGGCGCTGGAGATGCACGTCATTCCCGGTCGCGGCGCGGCGTGGCTGGTGATCGATGTGCGTGACCTGGCGGCCATGCACGTGGCGCTGCTGGAACCCGGACGTGGCCCGCGGCGCTATATGGCAGGTGGCCGGCGGGTGCCGCCGGGACAACTGGCGAGGCTGCTCGCCGACGTGTCCGGATCACCGATGGTGGCGGTGCCGGTACCGGATGTCGCCTTGCGCTGGGCGGGCCGGATCCTCGACCAGGTGCAGCAGACGCTGCCCATCTCGACCCCGTTCACCGAGGCCGGTATGCAGTACTACACCCAGATGCCCGACTCCGACGACTCGCCGGCCGAGCGCGAGCTCGGCATCGTGTTCCGGGATCCCCGCGAAACTCTGGCGGACACGGTGGCCGGGATCCGCGGCTAGCCTCGCGACGGCGCAGCACCTGCGGCTCCTACTCCGGCCAGGAGTTGCCCCGGATGAGCTCGACGAAATCAGCCGGAACGAACCCGGGGTCGAAGTGCGCCAGGACATCGGCGTTCATGGTGCCGAAGGTGGTCTCCGGGCGGTGTTTCATACCGTCGTTGAAGGCGGCAAGAATCTGCTTCTTGAAGTTCGGGCGCGGATGAGCCGCCGTGACAGCGGTGATGTCCTCGGGAGACAGGTCGTCTCGTCCGATGCCGATCACGTCGGTTTCGACTCCGGCGGTGACCAATGCGATCTCCGGATCGAGGAACTCGGGCACCCCCGGGGTGGTGTGCAAGGCGATGGCCAGCCAGACCTTGGCGGCGTCGGCGGGATCGACGCCGCGTTCGAGCAGAAAGTCTCGCGCTGCGTTGGCGCCGTCCACCTCGAAACGCACCGTCGAGGTGCGATAGCGTTCGGTCAGACCCAGGTCGTGGAACATGGCGCCGGCGTAGAGCAGTTCCAGATCCGGCTGCAGCCCCCGGCGTCTGCCCTGCAGCGCGCCGAACAGGAAGACCCGGCGCGAATGGTGGAAGAGCAGGTCGTCTTCGGTGTCGCGGATGAACTCGGTGATCTCGCGCGTCAGCGCGGTGCCGGGGATGCTGATGTCGGCGATGGTCTCGATCGACTGGGTGGCCATGGGCGCTTCTCCTCGGTTGCGGCTAGGGCCAGTGTGCGCGGCATCTGGGATTCCCGCCGCGGCCGTTCGGGCCTCCTTTCCCACAGATCGCGCCACCGGACCGGGCCGAGATCGGCGTACGCAGGTTTGCCGGCGGACATAATGGCCAGGTGGCGCAAGCCGGTGCCGTCCCGCGGGTGGTGGTGATCGTCGTCTACGACGACGTGACGATGCTCGATGTCGCCGGGGCCGCCGAAGTCTTCGTGGAGGCCAACCGATTCGGTGCGGACTACCGGGTGCGGTATGCGTCGGTCGACGGTCGAGACGTGACCACGTCGATCGGGGCCCGGCTGGGAGTCACCGACAGCATCGCCGACATCGCTGCGGCCGACACCGTGATGGTTGCCGGCAGCGACCTGCTGCCGCGGCGCGCGATCGATCCCCAGCTCGTGGCGGCCGTGCGAGCGGTGGCCGGCCGCACCCGGCGGCTGGCATCGATCTGCACGGGTTCGTTCGTGCTGGCCCAGGCCGGCATGCTCGACGGGCGCCGCGCCACCACGCACTGGCATGAAGCCCGGTTGCTGGCGCGCGCGTTCCCGGACGTCACTGTGGAGCCGGACGCGATCTTCATCCGCGACGGCGATGTTTTCACCTCGGCCGGGGTTTCGGCGGGCATCGATCTGGCGCTGGCCCTGGTCGAAATGGATCACGGCACCGAGCTGGTGCGTGAAGTGGCCCGATGGCTGGTGGTCTATCTCAAGCGGGCGGGCGGCCAATCGCAGTTCTCGGCGTTGGTCGAGTCCGGCCCAGGCCCGCAGTCCGCGCTGCGCGCGGTGACCGATGCGATCGCCGCGGACCCGGCCGCCGACCACAGCGTGAACGCGCTTGCCCGGCGGGCCGCGTTGAGCAGACGGCACTTGACGCGACTGTTTCAGTCCGAACTCGGCACCACACCGGCCCGCTACGTCGAAAAGGTCCGCATCGATGCGGCCCGCGCGGCGCTGGACGCCGGGCACTCCGTCGCCGCGTCCGCCGGCCGGGCGGGGTTCGGCAGCGTCGAGACCCTGCGAAGGGTGTTCCTTGACCATCTCGGTGTGTCGCCGAAGGCCTACCGGGACAGGTTCCGTACCGCCACGGGCGGCTGAGACGAGGGGTCTCAGTCCGCTTTGCTGATCAGCTTGCCCAGCGCCACCCGGTCGCCGGCCAGCAGTTCTTCGATGCGCGCGTGGTTGACGTCGGCGACGATGATCTCGCCGACCTCCTGGTTGACGCTGCTGAAGATGCCATGCTCCTTCATCTTCTCGGTCTGGTACAGGTTGTCCTGGGTGGGGGTGACGTAGTGCACCGCCGCCGCCTTGAACCGGTGGATCAGCCAGAGGTGTGCCAGATCCATCAGCCGCTTCTGGCGCAGCTTCTCGGCGAAGGTGTTCTGGTCGCGCACCGTCAGGATGCTGCGGCCGTGCCGGTCCTTGATCGGGTCGACGATGACGTTGGCGAGCTTCTCGTCGTCGTCGCCGTAGATCCCCAGTTCCAGCACATCGGAGCCGGGACGCGTCGGCCGCAGCTGCACCCGCAGCTTCTCACCGAGCTGGTAATGCTGCGCCCACAACGCCAGCCAATCCTCGAGCAGCTTCTTGGGCACCTCGGTCTGCACCAGGTGCTGGTGCTGGGTGGAGCCGGCGCCCATCGCCTTGGTGGTGGCGGTGCGGCCCGACGACGCGGCCAGCGCGGCGTCGCTGCGGGGCCCGCCGACCAGCGTCTGCGGTGTGCGGTAGGGCGACTCCACCAGGCGCATCTTGCGCTGCAGGCGCGCCAGTGCCAGCATGCCGTCCTGCAGCAGGGTGGCCGCGAACTCCTCGGAGGCCACACCGTCGACCTGGTGACCGCCGTAGGTGATGAAGTTGAAGACGAAGCCCATCTTGCCGAGCTCGGCGGGGAAGGCCCGCATCTCGTCGTCGGTCATCCCCGTGGTGTCCCAGTTGAACGAGGGGGACAGGTTGTAGGCCAGCATCTGGTCGGGGAACTGCGCGTGGATCGCCTCGGCGAACTCGCGGGCCTCGGCCAGGTCCGCGGTCTTGGTCTCCATCCACAGCAGGTCGGCGAACGGCGCCGCGGCCAGGGACTTCGCGATCGCATAGGGAATGCCGCCGCGCACCTGAAAGTAGCCCTCGGGGGTCTTGGCCCGTTCGCAGTCCCATCCGGGATCGGCGTTGAGTTCGGCGGCCTTGGCCCGCGCGGTGTAAAGCGGTGCGCGGGCGGCGAATTCCCTCCACTGATCCGCGGTCATGTCTTTAGCTTCGCCTTCGCGTTCGGCGAATTCGAGCATCTCGGCGACGGCGTCCGCGAACGTCATCAGCCCGGCGTCGTTCTGCCAGGCCTCGACGAACTTCGACTCGATCTGGTCGAAGATGCCATCGACGGATCTGCTCCCGTCGCTGCTCCAGCCCCGGGCAGCCTCGGTGATCAAGGCGGTGATCCCGGCGCGTTCCAGCCAGGCGTCGGCGGCGGCGTACTCGCCCTCGGGCAGGGCATAGAGCAGGTGACCGTTGATCTCGGTGATTCCGGAGTTGTGGAGCTGGCGCGTCATCGCCAGGAAACAGGCCTTGTAGGACGGGATCCTCAAATTGGTGGTGCCCAGGATGAACGGCTGGTCGCGCTCGTCGCCGCGGCTCTCCACCAGGTTGGCCGCCTCGGCGTCGGTGCGCGCGACGATGATGCCGGGCACGCCCATCAGGTCCAGCTGGAAGCGGGCGGTGTTGAGCCGCTTGATCTGCTCGTCGGAGGGCACCAGCACCTTGCCGCCCTGGTGTCCGCATTTCTTGGTGCCGGGACGCTGATCCTCGATGTGGTAGCCGGGAACGCCTGCTTCGACGAAGCGGCGGATCAGGTTGCGCACGTGCGGATCGCCGCCGTGGCCGGTGTCGGCGTCGGCGATGATGAATGGCCGGTAGTCCACCGCGGGCGTGGCGGCGCGCTGCTCCGGCGTCATCTGCAGGCGCAGATACTGCTGGTTGCGGTCTGCGGTCAGCAGGGCACGCACCAGACCTGCTGCCTCGTCCGGCACCTGGCTGAGCGGGTAGCTGGCCAGGTCGGGCCCCGGGTCCTCGGTGATGGACCCCTTCGCCGAGGTCGCCCAGCCGCCCAGGTAGATGCCCTCGATGCCGACTCGCTTCATCACGACGGCCTGGCCGGGCGAGTACGGCCCGAAGGTGGTGATGCTCTTCTTCGCGGCGAACAGCTCGCGCAGCCGTGCGTAGAACGCGGCAGCCGCTTCCCGCGCGACGGTGTAGTCGGCGGGAATGGTGCCGCGCTGTTCGACGACTTGACGGGCGCTGTAGAGGCGGGTGATGCCCTCGAATCGGGGACTGTCGAAGTACTGCTGCATCGCTGCGATGTCGGCGTCGATGCCGCGGTCGACCGGTGTGCTCGTCGTCGGGTTCTTCTGGATCGTGGTCATGGAATTTCGCTCCCTTGCACCCATGCTTCCTCCCCGTATTCTGCCGCCGCACGCTGAGCGGTAGCTCGGTTTTGCCCTACATCTTCGGTACCCGCAGTCAATGCCGCGGAACCCCGCCGAAGCCCTCGGATTCGTGAACCGAGGTGGCTAAGCTCAAGCGCTATGACGTCCCCGTCGGATCGGTGGGCACAGCAGTGGCAACCGCCGTCGCGGCCAGGCACGACCGGCCGCTGGGCGGCGCGACGGATGAGTCGGCGGTTCGCCGCGGTGGGGGTCCGGATTCCGCCCGCTCGGCTGCGGGAGATGGCGGTCGGCGCACCGCTGGCGTCGAGGGAGTCGGTCGACGTCGCGTTCGCGCTCGCGGCCACCGAACTCCGGCATGAGCAGCGGCTGGCCAGGGCACGGCGTAACCGGCGACGCGTGATGAACGCACTCATCATGGCCGGCCTGATGATCGCCGCGCTCAATCTGTTGATCTGTGTGGGCTACGTGTTCATCAGCCTGGCGCTGCGCGAACCGTCCCCCTGACCGGCTGCGGTGAACGCGGTTGTGTGGGGCCGCCTTTGGACTCGTGACTGACGACGCGCAACCTAGACTGCGGGCATGGTGCAGTCGCAGCGTTGCGCGCCCCGAAACGGACTGGTGCAGATCGAGGAGTGTCTGGACGCCGACGGCGGGATCGTCCTGCCGCCGGGCGACACGCTGATCTCGCTGATCGACCGCAATATCGCCACCGTGGGCGGGGCGGTGGCCTTCCGCTACCTCGACTATGCCGGTCCGGAAGAGGGCGGCAGGGCAGTGGAGCTGACCTGGACGCAACTCGGTCAGCGCCTGCGTGCCATCGGCGCCCGCCTGCAGGAGCTGACCGTTGCCGGTGACCGGGTGGCGATTCTCGCGCCGCAGGGCCTGGATTACATCACCGGGTTCTACGCCGCGATCAAGTGCGGCACCGTCGCGGTGCCGCTGTTCGCTCCGGAGCTGCCGGGGCACGCCGAACGGCTCGAGACCGCGCTGGCCGACTGCACCCCCACGGTGGCGCTGACCACGTCTGCGGCGCGTGGGGCCGTCGAGGCGTTTCTGGCCGGGCTGCCGCAGCCGTTGCGGCCCCGGGTGGTGGTGCTGGACGAGATCCCGGACTCGGCCGGGCAGGCATTCGTGCCCGTGCCCATCGACGTCGACGGGGTGTCGCACCTGCAGTACACCTCAGGTACCACCCGGCCGCCGATCGGTGTGCAGGTCACCCATCGATCGGTGGGCACCAACCTGCTGCAGATGATCCTGTCGATCGACATGCTGGACCGCAACACCCATGGGCTGAGCTGGCTACCGCTCTATCACGACATGGGCTTGTCGATGATCGGCTTCCCGGCGGTCTACGGCGGCCACTCCACCCTGATCTCGCCGACGGCGTTCATCCGCCGCCCGCAGCGCTGGATTGCCGCCCTCTCGGACGCCTCCCGCCGGGGCCGGGTCGTGACCGCGGCGCCGAATTTCGCCTATGAGCTGACCGCGGCGCGCGGCCTGCCCGCACCGGGCGCCGACATCGACCTGTCGCGGGTGGTGCTGATCATCGGGTCGGAGCCGGTGAGCATGGCAGCGATCACCGCCTTCAGCGAGGCGTTCGCGCCCTACGGTCTGCCGTCCACCGCCATCAAGCCGTCCTACGGCATCGCCGAGGCCACGCTGTTCGTGGCCACCATCGCCCCCGAGGCCGAGCCGAGCGTGCTGTACCTGGACCGGGAGCAACTCGGTGCCGGACGTGCCGTGCCGGTCGGCGCCGAGGACCCGGGTGCGCTGGCTCAGGTCTCCTGCGGGCAGGTCGCCCGCAGCCTGGCCGCGGTCATCGTCGACGCCGGCGTGGAACTGCCCGACGGCAGCGTCGGCGAGATCTGGCTGCACGGCGCCAACGTCACCGCCGGCTACTGGGGTCGGCCGCAGGAGACCCGGCAGGCGTTCGGCGCCCGGCTGCGCTCCCGGCTCGAGCGCGGCAGCCATGCCGGGACCACCCCGGCCGACGCTGATTGGCTGCGCACCGGCGACCTGGGCTTCTACCTCGACGGCGAGCTCTACGTCACCGGACGGACGGTAGACCTGATCACCCTCGGCGGACTCCGGCACTACCCGCAAGACATCGAGAACACGGTGGCGCACGCCTCGCCGATGGTGCGCAGCGGCTACGTCGTCGCGTTCGCCGTGCCCACCGATCGCCTGGTGATCGTCGCCGAACGGGCGACCGGCACCGGCCGCAAAGATCCGGCGCCGGCGATTGCGGCCATCCGGGCGCAGGTCCGCCGGGTGCACGCCGTGGACGCCGCCGACGTGCGGTTCGTCCCCGCCGGGGCGATCCCGCGCACCACCAGCGGAAAGCTCGGCCGCACCGCGTGCCGCCGCCAGTATCTGGCGGGCACCCTCGGCGTGCGTTGATGCCGCGGGACCCTACGGGCGTTGCGCGGACGCCAGCGGCCGGGCCGGGACTTTCTGGGGCCACCAGAACCACGGGCCGAGCAGTGCGGCGACCGACGGCGTCAAGAACGACCGCACGATCAGGGTGTCGAACAGCAGTCCGAGTCCGATGGTGCTGCCTGCCTGGCCGATCGAATACAGGTCGCTGGCCGCCATCGACATCATGGTGAAGGCGAACACCAGACCCGCCGCGGTCACCACGGACCCGGTACCGCCGATCGAGCGGATGATGCCGGTCTTGATGCCGGCGCCGATCTCCTCGGAGAATCGGGAGACCAGCAGCAGGTTGTAGTCCGAGCCCACCGCCAGCAGGATGATGACGCCGAAGACCGGCGCGATCCAGTTCAGCGGCAGCCCGAAGATGTGTTGCCACACCAGCACCGTCAGACCGAAGGCCGCGCTCAACGACAGCAGGACGGTCCCGACGATCACCGCGGAGGCGACCAGCGCCCGGGTGATCAACACCATCACGATGAAAATCAGGGTCACCGCCGCCACCCCGACGATCAGGATGTCGTATGCAGACCCGGCCTGGATGTCCTTGTACACCGCGGCGGTTCCGGTCAGGTAGAACTTCGCGTCGGTCAGCGGCGTTCCCTTGACGGCGTCGTGGGCCGCGGCGAGCATCGGCTCCACGAACGAAATGCCTTTGGGG
It encodes:
- a CDS encoding fatty acyl-AMP ligase, which translates into the protein MVQSQRCAPRNGLVQIEECLDADGGIVLPPGDTLISLIDRNIATVGGAVAFRYLDYAGPEEGGRAVELTWTQLGQRLRAIGARLQELTVAGDRVAILAPQGLDYITGFYAAIKCGTVAVPLFAPELPGHAERLETALADCTPTVALTTSAARGAVEAFLAGLPQPLRPRVVVLDEIPDSAGQAFVPVPIDVDGVSHLQYTSGTTRPPIGVQVTHRSVGTNLLQMILSIDMLDRNTHGLSWLPLYHDMGLSMIGFPAVYGGHSTLISPTAFIRRPQRWIAALSDASRRGRVVTAAPNFAYELTAARGLPAPGADIDLSRVVLIIGSEPVSMAAITAFSEAFAPYGLPSTAIKPSYGIAEATLFVATIAPEAEPSVLYLDREQLGAGRAVPVGAEDPGALAQVSCGQVARSLAAVIVDAGVELPDGSVGEIWLHGANVTAGYWGRPQETRQAFGARLRSRLERGSHAGTTPADADWLRTGDLGFYLDGELYVTGRTVDLITLGGLRHYPQDIENTVAHASPMVRSGYVVAFAVPTDRLVIVAERATGTGRKDPAPAIAAIRAQVRRVHAVDAADVRFVPAGAIPRTTSGKLGRTACRRQYLAGTLGVR